From a single Lactococcus allomyrinae genomic region:
- a CDS encoding Gfo/Idh/MocA family oxidoreductase, whose amino-acid sequence MKVNSYGHPHLTSYYEKKLNIAYVGFGKSTNRYHIPYVKTRDNMTIARVVNRTLGKRPEQAELEATGTIFSTDINDIINDESIDLAVVVTPAFAHYDTAKQLLLGGKNVLCDKPLVETVEEAKELINIANEKNLFFMPFQNRRFDSDFLTVKKVIETGYLGDLVDITVNMDHYRPNDFSEGENFDGAWYGHGVHMVDQMISLFGTPESVQYDIRATRDYDSVDDYFSVNLMYPKLRATVAATEVAALSHPKWIVYGTRGTFVKNDVDQQENDLKVGIMPGVDGFGCDTPADFGLLTYYNTNGDRIVKHIPTVTGDYGRVYDTAYESIINGADKLVSDEQILSVIATLENGFKK is encoded by the coding sequence ATGAAGGTGAACTCGTATGGGCACCCACATCTCACATCTTATTATGAAAAAAAGCTTAATATTGCCTATGTCGGCTTTGGAAAGTCAACAAATCGCTATCATATCCCTTATGTAAAAACGCGTGATAACATGACTATCGCTCGTGTCGTCAATCGAACACTCGGAAAACGTCCTGAACAAGCTGAACTAGAAGCCACAGGAACTATCTTTAGCACAGATATCAATGATATTATCAATGATGAGTCTATTGACCTCGCTGTTGTTGTAACGCCTGCTTTTGCACATTATGACACAGCAAAACAACTTTTGCTTGGTGGAAAAAATGTATTGTGTGATAAACCTTTGGTGGAAACAGTTGAAGAAGCTAAGGAACTGATTAATATTGCTAATGAGAAAAATCTTTTCTTCATGCCTTTTCAAAACCGTCGTTTCGATAGTGATTTTTTGACAGTTAAAAAAGTGATTGAAACAGGTTACTTAGGTGATTTAGTAGATATCACGGTCAATATGGACCATTACCGCCCTAATGATTTTAGTGAAGGTGAAAATTTTGATGGTGCTTGGTATGGTCATGGCGTTCATATGGTTGACCAAATGATTTCACTTTTTGGCACTCCTGAATCTGTGCAATACGACATTAGAGCAACCAGAGATTATGACAGTGTAGATGACTATTTTTCTGTCAATCTTATGTATCCTAAACTTCGTGCAACCGTTGCTGCAACTGAAGTTGCAGCTCTCTCACATCCAAAATGGATTGTTTACGGCACACGCGGAACTTTTGTTAAAAATGATGTTGACCAACAAGAAAATGACCTTAAGGTTGGTATAATGCCAGGAGTTGACGGTTTTGGTTGTGATACTCCAGCTGATTTTGGATTACTGACTTATTATAATACTAATGGTGACCGTATCGTAAAACATATTCCAACTGTTACTGGTGATTATGGACGTGTTTACGACACTGCTTATGAGAGCATTATCAATGGTGCTGACAAATTAGTCAGCGATGAACAAATCTTGTCAGTTATCGCCACGCTGGAAAATGGGTTTAAAAAATAA
- a CDS encoding S-ribosylhomocysteine lyase: MAEVESFQLDHTKVLAPYVRLIGSETGPKGDIITNFDVRFVQPNANVIGMAALHTIEHSMASLIRDRIDGMIDFSPFGCQTGFHMIMWGEHSTEEIAVVIKSSLEELASPEFGWDNVPGVAEKECGNYKNHSLFGAQEWAKKILAEGISTNPFERKVI; the protein is encoded by the coding sequence ATGGCAGAAGTAGAATCTTTTCAACTCGACCACACAAAAGTACTCGCACCTTATGTGCGCCTCATCGGCAGCGAGACAGGACCTAAGGGTGATATCATTACTAACTTTGACGTCCGTTTCGTTCAACCCAATGCCAACGTCATTGGTATGGCAGCTCTGCATACAATCGAACACAGCATGGCAAGTTTAATTCGCGACCGCATTGATGGTATGATTGACTTTTCACCTTTTGGTTGTCAAACTGGTTTTCACATGATTATGTGGGGAGAACATTCAACAGAAGAAATCGCTGTTGTCATCAAGTCCTCTCTTGAAGAACTTGCAAGTCCTGAATTTGGTTGGGATAATGTCCCAGGCGTAGCTGAGAAAGAATGTGGAAATTACAAAAATCATTCACTTTTCGGTGCACAAGAATGGGCAAAAAAAATACTCGCTGAAGGAATTTCAACAAATCCATTTGAGCGTAAAGTGATCTAA